A genome region from Setaria italica strain Yugu1 chromosome III, Setaria_italica_v2.0, whole genome shotgun sequence includes the following:
- the LOC101753891 gene encoding bZIP transcription factor 68, whose protein sequence is MGSSGADTPSKTTKASAPQEQQPPATSGAATPAVYPDWSSFQAYPPIPPHGFFPSPVASSPQGHPYMWGAQPMIPPYGTPPPPYVMYPPGVYAHPSMPPGAHPFTPYALTSPNGNADAPGTAAAAGDTDGKPSEGKDKSPTKRSKGSLGSLNMLTGKNPTEHGKTSGASANGATSQSGDSGSESTSEGSEGNSQNDSHHKESGQEQDGDVRSSQNGASRSPSEGKLNQTMAIMPMPSSGPVGPTTNLNIGMDYWANTASSTPAIHGKVTPTTGTGAVVPAEQWIQDERELKRQRRKQSNRESARRSRLRKQAECEELAQRADVLKQENSSLRDEVNRIRKEYEELLSKNNSLKEKLEGKQHKTDEAGFNNKLQHSGDDSQKKGN, encoded by the exons ATGGGAAGCAGTGGAGCAGATACACCGTCTAAGACAACCAAGGCTTCTGCCCCTCAG GAACAACAGCCACCCGCTACCTCAGGTGCTGCAACACCGGCTGTTTACCCAGATTGGTCCAGCTTCCAG GCATATCCTCCAATCCCACCACATGGGTTCTTCCCTTCACCTGTGGCATCAAGTCCACAGGGTCATCCATACATGTGGGGAGCTCAA CCTATGATCCCACCATATGGAACACCACCGCCGCCATATGTCATGTACCCTCCTGGAGTATATGCTCACCCATCCATGCCCCCG GGTGCACATCCATTCACCCCTTATGCCTTGACTTCTCCAAATGGCAATGCTGATGCTCCT GGaactgctgctgcggctggtgATACTGACGGGAAGCCCTCTGAAGGCAAAGATAAAAGTCCAACAAAAAGATCCAAAGGAAGTTTAGGTAGCTTGAACATGCTTACTGGAAAGAATCCCACCGAACATGGTAAGACCTCAGGAGCATCAGCAAATGGAGCCACTTCTCAAAG TGGGGATAGTGGGAGTGAAAGTACAAGTGAAGGGAGCGAAGGAAATTCTCAGAAT GATTCACACCACAAGGAAAGTGGACAGGAACAAGATGGAG ATGTTCGAAGTTCCCAGAATGGTGCATCACGCTCGCCATCTGAGGGGAAATTGAACCAAACAATGGCAATCATGCCAATGCCATCAAGTGGCCCAGTTGGTCCAACTACAAACCTCAATATAGGGATGGATTATTGGGCCAACACAGCAAGCTCCACTCCTGCAATTCATGGCAAAGTGACCCCTACAACAGGTACAGGTGCTGTGGTCCCAGCAGAGCAGTGGATACAG GATGAACGCGAACTTAAAAGGCAAAGAAGGAAGCAGTCCAACAGGGAGTCAGCACGCAGATCTAGGTTGCGCAAACAG GCTGAGTGTGAAGAGTTGGCTCAACGTGCTGATGTTTTAAAGCAGGAAAATTCTTCACTTAGAGATGAAGTAAACCGTATCAGAAAAGAGTACGAGGAACTCCTATCAAAGAATAACTCACTAAAG GAAAAACTTGAAGGCAAACAACACAAAACTGATGAGGCAGGATTTAACAACAAGCTGCAACATTCTGGCGATGACAGCCAGAAAAAAGGAAATTAA
- the LOC101754289 gene encoding FAS1 domain-containing protein SELMODRAFT_448915 translates to MASTFLATMSLLITHMVSASGATAGGATVPSPPKVSSDITTTVQEMQRARYFTFVMLVRMVQEKIPRNTTFLMPSDRLMSTASISESQVLEFLSRHSIAAPLKFDDLIKLPNGTVVPTRHSGDTITVTNSRDQKLYINGIKLTIPDLCHSGKLFRCHGINGVIRPTAAQRVKAACTHTSAAPVIPLAENQSLSTSSLPSPNTGSATLPANEPAAGSSQSSDTSMSKTGLASTTLMIALIFSIF, encoded by the coding sequence ATGGCATCCACCTTCCTTGCAACAATGAGCCTGCTCATCACTCACATGGTGTCCGCCTCCGGCGCCACCGCTGGTGGCGCCACCGTACCTTCCCCACCTAAGGTCAGCAGCGACATCACCACCACGGTGCAGGAAATGCAGCGGGCGCGCTACTTCACCTTTGTCATGCTCGTCAGGATGGTGCAGGAGAAGATACCGCGCAACACCACCTTCCTGATGCCCAGTGACAGGCTGATGTCCACGGCATCAATCTCCGAGAGCCAAGTGCTGGAGTTCTTGTCCAGGCATTCCATCGCGGCACCGCTGAAGTTCGACGACCTCATCAAACTTCCCAATGGAACAGTAGTTCCCACCCGCCACTCGGGTGACACGATCACAGTGACCAACAGCAGGGACCAGAAGCTCTACATCAACGGCATCAAGCTCACAATTCCTGATCTCTGCCACTCAGGGAAGTTGTTCAGGTGCCACGGAATAAATGGAGTCATAAGGCCAACAGCAGCACAGAGAGTAAAAGCCGCTTGCACTCACACTTCTGCAGCACCAGTGATACCTTTGGCCGAAAACCAATCCTTGAGCACATCTTCTTTACCATCTCCCAACACAGGTTCTGCCACGCTCCCTGCCAATGAACCTGCAGCAGGAAGCTCTCAAAGTTCAGATACTTCTATGTCCAAAACTGGATTGGCTAGTACTACCTTAATGATAGCATTGATATTTTCCATTTTCTGA